The following are encoded together in the Bos indicus isolate NIAB-ARS_2022 breed Sahiwal x Tharparkar chromosome 29, NIAB-ARS_B.indTharparkar_mat_pri_1.0, whole genome shotgun sequence genome:
- the LOC109554227 gene encoding olfactory receptor 8B3 produces the protein MLARNDSLVTEFILAGLTDRPELQQPLFHLFLVIFVVTMVGNLGLIILIGLNSHLHTPMYYFLFNLSFIDLCYSSVFTPKMLMNFVFSENTISYVGCMTQLFFFLFFVISECYMLTSMAYDRYVAICNPLLYKVSMSHHVCLVLSLAAYVIGFAGASVHTGCMLRLTFCNVNVINHYLCDILPLLQLSCTSTYVNEVVVLIVVGINITVPSFTILISYIFILTSILHIKSSQGRSKAFSTCSSHMIALSLLFGSAAFMYLKYSSPGSMEQGKISSVFYTNVVPMLNPLIYSLRNKDVKVALRRSVFKIQRINMF, from the coding sequence ATGCTGGCTAGAAATGACTCCTTAGTGACTGAATTTATTCTTGCTGGATTAACAGACCGTCCAGAGCTCCAGCAACCCCTCTTTCACCTGTTTCTAGTGATCTTTGTTGTCACCATGGTGGGCAACCTGGGCTTAATCATTCTTATTGGTCTAAATtctcacctccacacccccatgtactattTCCTCTTCAACCTGTCCTTCATTGATCTCTGTTACTCTTCTGTTTTCACCCCCAAGATGCTGATGAACTTTGTGTTCAGCGAGAATACCATCTCATATGTGGGGTGCATGActcagctgtttttctttctcttttttgtcatCTCTGAGTGCTATATGTTGACCTCAATGGCCTATgatcgctatgtggccatctgtaatCCCTTGCTGTATAAGGTCTCCATGTCCCATCATGTCTGTTTGGTGCTCTCTTTGGCTGCATATGTGATAGGGTTTGCTGGAGCGTCTGTGCACACAGGGTGCATGCTTAGACTAACCTTCTGCAATGTGAATGTCATCAACCATTACTTGTGTGACATCCTCCCACTCCTCCAACTCTCTTGTACCAGCACCTATGTCAATGAGGTGGTAGTTCTCATTGTCGTGGGTATTAACATCACAGTACCCAGTTTCACCATCCTAATTTCTTACATCTTCATCCTTACTAGCATTCTTCATATCAAATCTTCTCAAGGAAGATCAAAAGCCTTTAGTACCTGTAGCTCCCACATGAttgctctttctcttctttttggttCAGCGGCATTCATGTACCTTAAATATTCTTCTCCCGGTTCTATGGAGCAGGGAAAAATTTCTTCTGTCTTCTATACTAATGTGGTGCCCATGCTCAATCCTTTGATTTATAGTTTGAGAAACAAAGATGTAAAAGTTGCACTGAGGAGATCCGTATTTAAAATCCAGAGGATAAACATGTTCTAA
- the LOC109554065 gene encoding olfactory receptor 8C8-like has protein sequence MVVGNDSSVTEFILVGFTDLTQLQLPLFLLFFVNYMLTVVGNVSLINLIYLNAHLHTPMYFFIFNLSFIDLCHSLVITPKLLMSFVSENTISFEGCMAQLFFFCFFVHSECYVLTAMAYDRYVAICKPLWYTVTMSPQVCSLLMFGSYAMGFAGAMVHTGDMVRLSFCDSSIINHYMCDIFPLLQLSCTRTDASELVDSIVVSTVVIISSFIIFVSYALILSNILHISSAQGWSKAFSTCGSHIITIALFYGSGLCTHLKTSSDGSIGQRKFLSVFYTNIVPMLNPLIYSLRNKDVRLAVNKTLRRVAN, from the coding sequence ATGGTTGTGGGAAATGATTCTTCAGTAACTGAGTTCATCCTGGTGGGATTTACAGACCTCACTCAACTGCAGTTACCCCTCTTCTTACTCTTCTTCGTGAACTATATGCTCACTGTGGTAGGGAATGTGAGCTTAATTAATCTGATATACCTGAACGCTCATCTTCATACTCCCAtgtatttcttcatcttcaaTCTGTCCTTCATAGATCTCTGCCACTCCTTGGTCATTACCCCTAAACTGCTGATGAGCTTTGTGTCAGAGAACACCATCTCCTTTGAAGGATGTATGGCTCaactgttttttttctgtttctttgtccaCTCTGAATGCTATGTGTTGACAGCCATGGCCTATgatcgctatgtggccatctgtaagcccCTTTGGTACACAGTCACTATGTCCCCTCAGGTCTGTTCTCTGCTCATGTTTGGTTCATATGCAATGGGGTTTGCTGGTGCCATGGTCCACACAGGAGACATGGTTAGATTGTCCTTTTGTGATTCCAGCATCATCAATCATTACATGTGTGACatcttccccctcctccagctgTCCTGCACCCGCACTGATGCCAGTGAGCTAGTGGATTCCATTGTTGTGAGCACAGTTGTAATAATATCTAGCTTCATCATTTTTGTGTCTTATGCTTTGATCCTCTCCAATATCCTCCACATCTCATCAGCTCAGGGTTGGTCCAAAgccttcagtacttgtggctcccACATAATAACTATTGCCCTCTTCTATGGTTCTGGGTTGTGCACACATCTCAAGACCTCTTCAGATGGTTCCATTGGCCAGCGGAAGTTCTTATCAGTATTTTATACCAATATAGTTCCCATGTTGAACCCCCTCATCTATAGTCTAAGAAATAAGGATGTCAGACTTGCAGTGAACAAAACCCTGAGGAGAGTTGCAAACTAA